A DNA window from Trichosurus vulpecula isolate mTriVul1 chromosome 2, mTriVul1.pri, whole genome shotgun sequence contains the following coding sequences:
- the CXCR4 gene encoding C-X-C chemokine receptor type 4, giving the protein MSSNSGDDLDSYTGFIIELHDNSSTDGLGSGDYDGKEPCFPHENEDFNRIFLPTVYSFIFLTGIVGNGLVIIVMGYQKKLRSMTDKYRLHLSVADLLFVLTLPFWAVDAAASWYFGKFLCKAVHVIYTVNLYGSVLILAFISLDRYLAIVHATNSQRPRKLLAEKVVYLGVWLPAVLLTVPDIIFASTGEANGRYFCDRVYPHDNWLISFRFQHILVGLVLPGLIILTCYCIIISKLSHSKGHQKRKALKTTVILILAFFACWLPYYIGISIDTFVLLGVIKQDCDFDSAVHKWISITEAVAFFHCCLNPILYAFLGAKFKTSAQNALTSVSRGSSLKILSKGKRGGHSSVSTESESSSFHSS; this is encoded by the exons ATGAGTTCGAACAGTGGAGATGATCTGGAT TCCTATACAGGCTTCATCATTGAGCTTCATGATAACAGCAGTACAGATGGTTTGGGCTCAGGTGATTACGATGGCAAAGAACCGTGTTTCCCGCATGAAAACGAGGATTTCAACCGCATCTTCCTACCTACGGTGTACTCCTTCATCTTTTTGACCGGCATTGTGGGCAATGGCTTGGTTATCATTGTCATGGGTTATCAGAAGAAGTTGAGAAGCATGACTGACAAGTACCGGTTGCACCTATCAGTAGCTGATCTCCTGTTTGTTCTCACTCTGCCTTTTTGGGCCGTGGATGCAGCTGCAAGCTGGTACTTTGGAAAATTTCTGTGCAAGGCAGTGCATGTCATTTATACAGTCAACCTCTATGGAAGTGTCCTGATCCTGGCTTTTATTAGTTTAGATCGATACCTGGCCATCGTTCATGCGACCAATAGTCAGAGACCAAGAAAGCTGTTGGCAGAAAAGGTGGTGTATTTAGGTGTGTGGCTGCCCGCTGTCCTGCTCACGGTTCCTGACATCATTTTCGCCAGCACCGGTGAAGCCAACGGAAGGTACTTTTGTGACCGGGTGTACCCTCATGACAACTGGCTGATTTCTTTCCGGTTTCAGCATATCTTAGTTGGCCTTGTTTTACCTGGCCTAATTATCCTGACCTGTTACTGCATTATCATTTCCAAGCTGTCGCATTCAAAGGGTCACCAGAAACGAAAAGCCCTGAAGACAACAGTCATCCTCATCCTGGCTTTTTTTGCCTGCTGGCTGCCTTATTACATTGGGATCAGCATAGACACATTTGTTCTCCTGGGGGTGATCAAGCAGGACTGTGACTTTGACAGCGCCGTGCACAAATGGATCTCCATCACAGAGGCAGTGGCTTTTTTTCATTGCTGCCTGAATCCCATCCTTTACGCCTTCCTTGGTGCCAAATTTAAAACCTCTGCGCAGAATGCACTGACGTCAGTTAGCAGAGGCTCAAGCCTTAAGATTCTTTCAAAGGGCAAGAGGGGAGGACACTCATCTGTTTCTACTGAGTCAGAATCCTCAAGTTTCCACTCCAGCTAA